From a region of the Lactuca sativa cultivar Salinas chromosome 4, Lsat_Salinas_v11, whole genome shotgun sequence genome:
- the LOC111897304 gene encoding protein HEAT INTOLERANT 4 yields MKKGAKRKAAAASRKDEAAAAATTTIEEPQQQNNKEPTKIVRPTKRSKVPKPESEQEFFEEQRELEDLWKQVFPVGTEWDQLDLLSEYKWNFSNLEDAFDEGGVLHGKKVYLFSCTEPQLLFFGGQSKVTCIPVVVAIVSPFPPSDKIGINSVQRESEEILDMKQMKMDWVPYIPLGKRGSSVERLKSQIYILSCVQRRAGLTQLKEERVKKFEYCLPYFYHPFKEDETEQSTIVDIMYPIEPKPVVCEFDWELDELEEFTDDLIKAEELSEDQKDAFKEFVKEKVREGKRANREAREKRKNARESLSKEKVEAYEKMKFYKFYPVATPDTPDVSQVKSPFINRYYGKAHQVL; encoded by the exons ATGAAGAAGGGAGCTAAGCGAAAGGCTGCTGCGGCCAGCCGTAAGGACGAAGCAGCAGCCGCCGCCACCACAACCATAGAAGAACCGCAGCAGCAAAATAATAAGGAACCCACCAAAATTGTTCGACCAACAAAACGTTCAAAAGTTCCGAAGCCTGAATCAGAACAAGAGTTCTTCGAGGAACAGCGTGAATTG GAGGATTTATGGAAGCAGGTTTTCCCTGTTGGGACAGAG TGGGACCAGCTTGACTTGCTTTCTGAATACAAATGGAATTTCTCAAATCTTGAA GATGCATTTGATGAAGGTGGTGTATTACATGGGAAGAAAGTCTACCTTTTTAGCTGTACAGAGC CACAATTGCTCTTTTTTGGTGGTCAATCTAAAGTAACCTGCATACCTGTAGTGGTGGCT ATTGTATCTCCATTTCCACCTTCTGATAAGATTGGAATTAATTCTGTACAAAGAGAGTCTGAAGAAATTCTTGACATGAAACAGAtgaaaatggactgggttccataTATTCCATTGGGAAAACg AGGTTCTTCAGTTGAAAGGCTTAAATCTCAAATCTATATTCTAAGCTGTGTACAAAGACG GGCTGGCTTAACACAATTGAAAGAGGAACGTGTCAAGAAATTTGAATACTGTTTACCAT ACTTTTATCATCCTTTTAAGGAAGATGAGACTGAACAGAGCACTATTGTGGATATCATGTATCCCATAGAACCAAAGCCT GTTGTCTGTGAGTTTGATTGGGAGCTGGATGAACTTGAG GAATTCACTGATGACCTCATTAAAGCAGAGGAGCTGTCTGAAGATCAGAAGGATGCCTTTAAG gaATTTGTGAAGGAAAAGGTTCGAGAAGGAAAGAGAGCTAATCGTGAG GCAAGGGAAAAGAGGAAGAATGCTCGAGAGTCACTGAGTAAAGAGAAAGTTGAGGCATATGAGAAGatgaaattttataaattttatccTGTAGCCACACCTGACACCCCTGATGTCTCACAAGTCAAG TCTCCATTCATAAATAGGTATTATGGAAAGGCACATCAAGTACTTTGA